The following coding sequences lie in one Fusarium poae strain DAOMC 252244 chromosome 1, whole genome shotgun sequence genomic window:
- the DYS1 gene encoding Deoxyhypusine synthase (BUSCO:29557at5125), with amino-acid sequence MASNSDAPPSAATEAVLVKSEEMPKDAQKVEELDFNKLKGPITAEDLFEGMRHMGFQASSMCEAVRIINDMRAWKDPETGDKTTIFLGYTSNLISSGLRGVLRWLVEHNHVSCIVTTAGGIEEDFIKCLGDTYVGSFSTPGADLRRKGLNRIGNLVVPNANYCAFEDWVVPILDKMLEEQEASKGTEEEINWTPSKVIHRLGKEINDERSVYYWAYKNNIPVFCPAITDGSLGDMLYFHTFKSSPQQLKIDLVEDIRRINTIAVRAKRAGMIILGGGIVKHHIANACLMRNGAESAVYINTAQEFDGSDAGARPDEAVSWGKIKIGADNVKVYMEATACFPFIVANTFAKDIGKTDPK; translated from the exons ATGGCCTCCAACTCTGATGCTCCGCCCTCGGCGGCCACAGAGGCCGTCCTTGTCAAGTCCGAAGAGATGCCCAAGGACGCCCAAAAGGTTGAGGAGCTGGACTTTAACAAGCTCAAGGGTCCTATCACTGCAGAGGATCTCTTTGAGGGCATGCGCCACATGGGGTTCCAAGCGTCTTCCATGTGTGAAGCCGTGAGGATTATCAACGACATG CGTGCGTGGAAAGACCCTGAAACCGGTGACAAGACCACAATCTTCCTAGGCTATACTTCCAATCTCATCTCGTCGGGTCTTCGAGGCGTTTTGCGCTGGCTCGTAGAGCACAACCATGTATCATGCATCGTCACCACTGCTGGCGGTATCGAGGAAGATTTCATCAAGTGTCTTGGTGATACCTATGTTGGCTCCTTCAGCACCCCTGGAGCCGACCTCCGTCGCAAGGGTCTCAACCGAATTGGAAACCTCGTGGTTCCAAATGCCAACTACTGCGCTTTCGAGGATTGGGTCGTTCCTATCCTTGACAAGATGCTCGAGGAGCAAGAGGCCAGCAAGGGAACAGAAGAGGAGATTAACTGGACACCATCCAAGGTAATCCACCGCTTGGGTAAGGAGATAAATGACGAGCGATCCGTCTATTACTGGGCGTATAAGAACAACATCCCTGTGTTTTGCCCCGCCATTACTGATGGAAGTCTGGGTGACATGCTCTACTTCCACACTTTCAAGTCCTCGCCTCAACAGTTGAAGATCGACCTTGTTGAGGATATCCGCCGCATCAACACGATTGCTGTTCGAGCTAAGCGAGCCGGTATGATCATTCTCGGAGGTGGTATCGTCAAGCACCACATTGCCAACGCATGCTTGATGCGGAACGGCGCCGAATCAGCTGTCTACATCAATACAGCACAAGAGTTCGACGGTAGCGATGCGGGTGCCAGACCAGATGAAGCTGTATCGTGGGGCAAAATCAAGATCGGAGCGGACAACGTCAAGGTCTACATGGAGGCCACTGCTTGCTTCCCCTTTATTGTCGCAAACACGTTTGCAAAGGACATCGGGAAGACGGATccaaaataa
- a CDS encoding hypothetical protein (BUSCO:47183at5125) — protein sequence MASVVPSATPVAGDQENRPLGQQTDQSTSAQDRAQDQAPAETFSQSAAEEAPETYEATHVHAVYEKIAPHFSATRHKPWPRVARFLDSQPVGSIGLDVGCGNGKYLRVNPAVHIFGSDRSQALVQLARTELRRPREDGAELDPRVSDVDVAVADGFSLPYRKGAADFVICIAVVHHMSTRERRQTAIAELLELVIPQTGHVLIYVWALEQASSRRGWDTGSDQDRLVSWVMRKPKGQEPGGTFQRYYHLYKEGELEEDVVAAGGMVVESGYEKDNWWVAIHLP from the exons atggcaaGCGTCGTTCCATCGGCCACACCGGTTGCTGGAGATCAGGAGAACAGACCACTCGGGCAACAAACGGATCAATCAACTTCAGCTCAGGATCGAGCTCAAGATCAAGCCCCCGCAGAAACATTCTCACAATCTGCAGCGGAAGAGGCGCCCGAGACGTACGAGGCTACCCACGTCCACGCAGTCTATGAGAAGATTGCACCGCACTTCTCAGCTACTCGTCACAAGCCGTGGCCCCGCGTAGCCAGATTCCTTGATTCCCAGCCCGTTGGGAGTATCGGTCTGGACGTTGGTTGTGGCAACGGCAAGTATCTGCGCGTCAACCCGGCTGTCCACATTTTTGGCTCAGACCGAAGTCAGGCCCTCGTCCAGCTTGCCCGTACTGAGCTCCGTCGGCCACGGGAAGACGGCGCCGAGCTTGATCCCAGGGTATCGGACGTTGATGTCGCTGTTGCGGATGGCTTCTCTCTTCCTTACCGCAAGGGTGCTGCCGACTTTGTCATCTGTATTGCTGTTGTGCACCACATGTCGACACGTGAGCGTCGACAGACCGCCATTGCGGAGTTGCTGGAGCTTGTAATCCCCCAGACGGGCCATGTGCTGATCTACGTGTGGGCTCTCGAGCAGGCGTCGAGCCGTCGCGGATGGGACACTGGCAGTGACCAGGACCGCCTGGTGTCGTGGGTGATGCGCAAACCCAAAGGTCAAGAGCCTGGGGGCACGTTCCAGCGCTACTACCATCTCTACAAAGAGGgtgagctggaggaggacgTTGTAGCGGCTGGAGGCATGGTTGTAGAGAGCGGTTATGAAAAGGATAACTGGTGGGTG GCTATCCATCTACCGTGA
- the XYD1 gene encoding D-xylose 1-dehydrogenase (NADP(+)) (BUSCO:28945at5125), whose translation MAPYVAKWGILATGGIAECFTKDLLTDPTTREVNDVQHEIVAVASSSSVDRARDFIKKIDGPSSAAVYGSYAELVADPNVDIIYVATPHSHHFQNAMLALEAGKNVLCEKALTVTVAQTKKLYEVAKSKNLFFMEAVWTRYFPLSIKVRELIQSGVIGDVYRTFADLSFNKNTDSGDLEFPDSNRMVNPDLAGGALLDLGIYSLTWVFQSLYHVQPEADKESPNVVASINKYRTGADESTSIICQFPKHRSVGIATTSLRIATDVDGHYTGGPAIRIQGSKGEIQVTGPAYRPTEYKVIKSDANGKVEVVTCPIPTDPKRNDWGHGMFWEADECARCLRDGKKESASMPWSESIAVMEVMDSALKQGDVKYPELITTDVFDANSPLNTGKK comes from the exons ATGGCTCCTTACGTTGCCAAATGGGGAATCTTGGCCACTGGTGGCATCGCTGAAT GCTTCACCAAGGATCTTCTAACAGATCCTACTACCCGAGAAGTCAACGACGTCCAGCACGAGATCGTCGCAGTGGCCTCTTCCAGCTCCGTCGACCGAGCACGAGATTTCATCAAAAAGATCGATGGCCCTTCTTCAGCTGCCGTCTACGGCTCATATGCTGAGCTTGTTGCTGATCCTAACGTCGATATTATCTATGTCGCTACCCCTCATAGTCACCATTTCCAGAATGCCATGCTGGCACTTGAGGCTGGAAAGAATGTCCTCTGCGAAAAGGCCCTTACCGTGACTGTCGCGCAGACAAAGAAGTTGTATGAGGTTGCCAAGTCCAAGAACCTCTTCTTCATGGAGGCTGTCTGGACAAGATACTTCCCTCTCAGCATCAAGGTGCGAGAGTTGATCCAGTCTGGTGTCATTGGCGATGTTTATAGAACTTTTG CCGATCTTTCATTCAACAAAAACACAGACAGTGGTGACCTCGAGTTCCCTGATTCAAACCGCATGGTCAACCCCGACCTTGCAGGCGGCGCTCTACTCGATCTCGGCATCTACTCCTTGACATGGGTTTTCCAGTCTCTATACCACGTTCAGCCTGAAGCTGACAAGGAGTCGCCTAATGTCGTGGCTTCCATAAACAAGTACCGAACCGGCGCAGACGAGTCAACAAGTATCATCTGCCAATTCCCCAAGCACAGGAGTGTCGGAATTGCAACCACCTCACTACGTATCGCAACAGACGTCGATGGCCACTACACAGGTGGCCCAGCGATCCGAATTCAAGGTTCCAAGGGTGAGATTCAAGTTACAGGTCCTGCATACAGACCTACTGAATACAAGGTCATCAAGTCGGACGCCAACGGCAAAGTCGAGGTGGTGACCTGCCCGATCCCTACAGACCCCAAGCGTAACGACTGGGGCCACGGCATGTTCTGGGAGGCTGACGAGTGTGCGCGATGTTTGCGTGACGGAAAGAAGGAGAGTGCATCGATGCCTTGGTCCGAGAGTATTGCCGTCATGGAGGTCATGGATAGTGCGCTGAAGCAGGGTGATGTGAAGTACCCTGAGCTGATCACTACTGATGTATTTGACGCTAACAGCCCTCTCAACACTGGCAAGAAATGA
- a CDS encoding hypothetical protein (TransMembrane:1 (o22-44i)~BUSCO:42175at5125), translating into MNSDTPTTHAPPLQAWFRAPPMFLDSLTILFVLDELVLVAMDFLRHLDLSQDWRRQKEEGLSEAAAKLTFSQTPRKVAELAQFKSESPLCLLRAEIPPSIVSVEDRLDQGRTPRPYANSSSAGRLGSQAVAVDFAALLKASGSHEPSVSPPRRTQPAPAFTYQQLPPKIPAASPRPVAHVPPPPPVAPAQMSGRRGMPPHTGDQPPVKKQSKWSPEEDALIIELRGKGMKWEDISKRLPGRSAISCRLHYQNYLERRSGWDEERKNKLARLYERFKPEMWAKVAEEMAVPWRAAEAMHWQLGEADMARRAGVIPFSLAAVNVEGNNNHRSSPSRSHIHSHSQGSMPRDLGVPSPRVVYNRAPPLPPASNRAIISRRESIPPPPPLPMGPEPAEVQYVPGPGLAPIQNQPTPRSAGILPGFAELTGGVSPYSTASAVPNIGPAAGLGQGPLYSSLASYSIESAGSKRRASPDPYQYEPNQRRRIA; encoded by the exons ATGAACAGTGACACACCTACTACACACGCCCCTCCCCTGCAAGCTTGGTTCCGCGCACCCCCCATGTTCCTAGACTCCTTGACCATCCTGTTCGTTCTTGATGAGCTCGTGCTTGTCGCTATGGATTTTCTTCGTCACCTAG ACCTCAGCCAAGACTGGAGACGACAAAAAGAGGAAGG GCTTTCGGAAGCCGCTGCTAAACTCACTTTCTCACAAACACCTCGAAAAGTCGCCGAGCTGGCCCAATTCAAGAGCGAGTCTCCGCTCTGCCTTTTGCGGGCGGAGATACCACCATCCATCGTGAGTGTGGAAGACCGTCTCGATCAGGGGCGCACGCCTCGCCCATATGCCAACAGCTCCTCCGCTGGAAGACTGGGTTCTCAGGCTGTTGCGGTGGACTTTGCCGCCCTCTTAAAGGCATCTGGCTCTCATGAGCCTTCTGTCTCGCCGCCTCGTCGAACCCAGCCAGCTCCAGCTTTCACTTATCAGCAGCTCCCTCCCAAGATTCCAGCAGCTTCACCCCGACCTGTTGCGCATGTTCCGCCTCCACCACCTGTAGCCCCTGCACAGATGTCTGGAAGACGAGGCATGCCTCCCCATACCGGAGACCAGCCGCCTGTCAAAAAGCAGAGTAAGTGGTCGCCAGAGGAAGACGCACTCATCATTGAGCTCAGGGGGAAGGGGATGAAGTGGGAGGATATCTCAAAGCGCTTGCCTGGTCGAAGTGCGATAAGTTGCCGCCTACATTACCAAAATTACCTCGAAAGGCGGAGTGGATGGGACGAAGAGCGCAAGAACAAGCTTGCCAGACTCTACGAAAG ATTCAAGCCTGAAATGTGGGCTAAGGTGGCGGAAGAGATGGCTGTCCCTTGGCGAGCAGCAGAGGCTATGCATTGGCAGCTAGGAGAGGCAGACATGGCTAGACGTGCAGGAGTCATCCCTTTCTCGTTGGCTGCAGTCAACGTCGAAGGAAACAACAACCACAGGAGCTCACCATCACGCAGCCACATTCACTCACATTCCCAGGGAAGCATGCCTCGCGACCTTGGAGTCCCATCACCACGAGTTGTGTACAACAGAGCGCCACCATTGCCCCCTGCCAGCAACCGAGCCATCATTTCCCGCCGAGAATCGATCCCACCACCTCCCCCTCTACCAATGGGTCCTGAGCCTGCCGAAGTCCAATATGTACCAGGCCCTGGATTGGCACCGATTCAGAACCAGCCTACGCCTCGAAGTGCTGGCATACTTCCTGGATTTGCTGAACTCACTGGTGGTGTCAGTCCCTACAGTACAGCTTCTGCTGTGCCCAACATAGGACCCGCGGCCGGGTTAGGCCAAGGACCCTTGTATTCAAGTCTCGCCAGTTACTCGATTGAGTCGGCCGGATCCAAGAGAAGAGCTTCCCCAGACCCGTATCAATACGAGCCAAATCAACGACGACGCATCGCATAG
- a CDS encoding hypothetical protein (BUSCO:38090at5125), with product MAAKLAKDMTLKGSSTAMPKLIYGTAWKKEMSADLVYTALKYGFRGVDTAGQPKHYDEKGVGQGFQRAIRDGIIKREGVFLQTKFSPPANKAENAPYDFDAPVVDQVHQSMQFSLKYFTIEGEEPYFDSVLLHTPLGTMDETITAWKTLETYVPRQIRNLGISNTTLPILKALNDAVTVKPSIVQNRFYSETHFEVELRAYCRRQNIAFQSFWTLTGNPELAVSNPVRVIAQNAGVAPVAAYYALVLGLEGISILDGTSTESHMRDDLEGIEKVASWAEGSGADEWTSALTEFKQSIRNA from the exons atggccgCCAAACTCGCAAAGGACATGACCCTCAAGGGCTCATCCACTGCTATGCCAAAACTCATCTATGGTACAGCATGGAAGAAGGAAATGTCAGCAGATCTTGTTTATACTGCTCTAAAGTATGGTTTCCGCGGTGTCGACACGGCAGGCCAGCCCAAGCATTACGACGAAAAAGGTGTTGGGCAGGGTTTCCAAAGAGCTATCAGAGACGGCATCATCAAACGTGAGGGAGTATTT CTCCAAACTAAGTTCTCACCCCCAGCCAACAAAGCTGAAAACGCACCTTATGATTTTGATGCCCCAGTTGTGGATCAAGTTCATCAGTCTATGCAGTTCTCACTCAAGTACTTCACCATCGAGGGCGAGGAGCCCTATTTTGACAGTGTACTTCTACATACACCTCTGGGAACTATGGATGAAACTATCACGGCATGGAAGACTCTGGAAACCTACGTGCCTCGCCAGATTCGTAACCTGGGCATTTCCAACACCACGCTTCCTATTCTCAAAGCGCTCAACGATGCAGTTACTGTGAAACCCAGCATTGTTCAGAACCGCTTCTATTCGGAAACGCACTTCGAGGTAGAACTCAGAGCTTATTGTCGACGGCAAAACATTGCATTTCAGTCTTTCTGGACACTCACAGGTAATCCGGAGCTTGCTGTCAGTAACCCTGTCAGGGTGATCGCACAGAATGCCGGTGTTGCACCCGTGGCGGCATATTATGCCCTTGTCTTGGGTCTTGAAGGGATTTCGATTCTGGACGGAACGTCAACGGAAAGTCACATGAGGGATGATCTTGAGGGGATTGAGAAGGTTGCATCTTGGGCAGAGGGAAGTGGCGCAGATGAGTGGACTTCTGCTCTCACTGAGTTTAAGCAAAGTATCAGGAATGCTTGA